The following are encoded together in the Pleurocapsa sp. FMAR1 genome:
- a CDS encoding YdcF family protein, translating to MQLKYKGKTRFYFFICSLTLVLLLIFSIPLKLAIASYQKPFPQAILTLGGGHQREVFTAEFAQSHPHLPIWVSSGSEEIRAREIFYTAGVDNRSVYLDRRATDTVTNFTTLVADFKKRRFKHIYLITSDFHMPRAKAIAFIVLGSQGITFTPVSVATNRKPEPKIKIVRDLGRSIIWIFTKHTGSSLNPEKSFY from the coding sequence ATGCAATTGAAATACAAAGGCAAGACTAGGTTTTATTTTTTTATCTGTAGCCTGACTCTAGTTTTACTGCTAATATTTAGCATACCCTTAAAGTTAGCGATCGCCAGTTATCAAAAGCCCTTCCCCCAGGCAATTTTAACTCTCGGTGGTGGACATCAAAGAGAAGTATTCACCGCAGAATTTGCTCAATCACATCCTCATTTGCCTATTTGGGTTTCTAGTGGCAGCGAAGAAATTAGAGCCAGAGAAATCTTCTACACAGCAGGAGTGGATAATCGTTCAGTCTATCTAGATCGCCGTGCTACAGATACTGTAACTAACTTTACTACTTTAGTTGCCGATTTTAAAAAAAGACGTTTTAAGCATATTTACTTAATTACTTCCGATTTTCATATGCCTAGAGCAAAAGCGATCGCTTTTATAGTTTTAGGTAGCCAGGGAATTACCTTCACTCCCGTCTCAGTAGCCACTAACCGAAAGCCTGAGCCAAAGATCAAGATTGTTCGTGATCTAGGACGCTCTATTATTTGGATTTTTACCAAACACACAGGCTCTAGTTTGAATCCCGAAAAAAGCTTTTACTAA
- a CDS encoding N-acetylmuramoyl-L-alanine amidase, which produces MKFHWLLSSFIGVFLFCSPARAGKIVSWEFEEQDQNLEFTTDEGVQPEAQLLSNPTRLVIDLPRTTLDRETVKEEYQGPIRGFRIGQPESDISRLVVEFAPGYTIDADDIKFKEDSGTEWKVEIPQPRIYRVDIADRDLDPIDLEVPEVDIASSLSGLEDVAASMENVSTNTNTETDTGSPYIKATKNGFFINIDGSRKIKIDSRRDGDRIDFFLEGITLPDDLDNEEVAVNQYGVSTIDFEQVDDDQAKMSLTVAKDSPEWLATFSRIKGLLLLPKGELPASSTLATTLDNSQPQEIIPKPDKPLKDLTELSLIDEIELKNDDTELLVKGNNELLAATTRLSNGIYQVTIDNAALTEDFKGPEFEADSPVSELRVREENSRVVLEIATRLRYRLGQLDADSDNLSLPIEIGADPLPQSDAPLLPPGFAKAPKKNFFPTVSAPIPNSDRPRVVIDPGHGGYDSGAIGIDGLQEKDVILPIGLDVAEILGKQGIDVIMTRDNDNFISLEGRTDLANDLDADLFVSIHANSINLTRPDVNGLETYYYESGRRLAELIHYSILNGVNIDDRGIRRARFYVLRHSLAPAVLVEVGFVTGADDASRLKDSNHRRQMAEAIARGIIEYIKQNNL; this is translated from the coding sequence GTGAAATTTCACTGGCTATTATCAAGTTTTATAGGTGTTTTTCTATTTTGCTCCCCCGCAAGGGCAGGGAAAATAGTATCTTGGGAATTTGAAGAACAAGATCAAAATTTAGAATTTACCACCGATGAGGGGGTACAGCCCGAAGCACAGTTACTCAGTAATCCAACACGCTTGGTAATCGATCTACCTAGAACAACATTAGATAGAGAAACTGTCAAAGAAGAATATCAAGGTCCAATTAGAGGCTTTAGAATTGGGCAGCCAGAGTCAGATATTTCTCGTCTTGTGGTGGAATTTGCTCCTGGCTACACTATCGATGCCGATGATATTAAGTTTAAAGAAGATTCTGGGACTGAATGGAAGGTTGAGATTCCTCAGCCCAGAATTTATCGTGTCGATATAGCCGATCGCGACCTAGACCCGATAGATTTAGAAGTCCCTGAAGTTGATATTGCTTCGTCATTATCAGGATTGGAAGATGTAGCTGCGTCTATGGAAAATGTTTCTACAAATACAAATACAGAAACAGATACTGGTTCTCCTTATATCAAAGCGACCAAAAATGGATTTTTTATTAATATCGATGGCAGTAGAAAAATCAAAATTGATTCAAGAAGAGATGGCGATCGCATTGACTTCTTTTTAGAAGGCATAACTCTTCCTGATGATCTTGACAATGAAGAAGTGGCGGTGAATCAATATGGTGTTTCTACCATTGATTTTGAACAGGTTGACGATGATCAAGCGAAAATGAGCCTGACTGTAGCCAAAGATAGTCCTGAATGGCTTGCTACTTTTAGTCGGATTAAAGGCTTGTTATTATTACCTAAAGGTGAATTACCAGCATCTTCCACCTTAGCTACTACTTTAGATAATTCTCAACCCCAAGAGATAATACCTAAACCTGATAAGCCTCTCAAAGATCTTACTGAGTTAAGTTTAATCGACGAAATCGAACTAAAAAATGACGATACAGAACTTTTAGTTAAGGGAAATAATGAGCTATTAGCAGCAACTACTAGACTAAGCAACGGTATTTATCAAGTAACCATTGACAATGCGGCATTGACCGAAGATTTTAAAGGGCCAGAATTTGAAGCTGATAGTCCAGTTTCTGAGCTTAGAGTGCGCGAAGAGAATTCTAGGGTGGTGCTAGAAATTGCCACTAGATTAAGATACCGCTTAGGACAGCTTGATGCCGATAGTGACAATCTTTCTCTACCGATAGAAATTGGCGCAGATCCGCTGCCTCAAAGTGATGCACCTCTTTTACCACCAGGATTTGCCAAAGCTCCTAAAAAGAATTTTTTTCCTACTGTTTCGGCTCCTATTCCCAACAGCGATCGCCCTAGAGTTGTTATTGACCCAGGGCATGGAGGATATGACTCAGGCGCAATCGGCATTGATGGCTTACAAGAAAAAGATGTAATACTGCCCATTGGTCTAGATGTAGCAGAAATTCTTGGAAAACAGGGAATTGATGTGATCATGACCAGAGATAACGATAACTTTATCAGTCTTGAGGGTCGAACTGATTTAGCTAATGACTTAGATGCCGATTTGTTTGTCAGTATTCACGCTAACTCTATTAACCTTACTCGTCCTGATGTTAATGGGTTGGAAACCTACTACTACGAAAGTGGTCGTCGTCTGGCTGAGTTAATTCACTACAGTATTTTAAATGGGGTTAATATTGACGATCGAGGTATTCGCCGAGCTAGATTTTATGTCCTCAGACATTCGCTCGCACCCGCCGTAC
- a CDS encoding PFE-CTERM domain-containing protein, producing the protein MFISIKKFTPIALVASFLSLGNLIAANSANAYSITPVVNNDFESTNTSLDGSNGWTGIGSTEIRGTYSGVSPSNQANPNPPNARQGVITTACPSTAIASGLCNPARNDDPGTTIGTFNLRTQDQITASPELANLQTQLGLSPNAFSIPRKIGNVTYDGTGGKPALYRTPKEGSAIFQNITIGNTGSPTNTLLTYNYDFLTNDGAGSLGNKDFGFVSISAINGNGYKEVIPLEDSTGTIATASGTNFSTNTKPYQSGSLQRTLTPGNYRVGFGVVDVDGSGYSSGLLIDNFNAQAVPFDFSPTAGLGLVAGIFGLSRLRRKFLRENN; encoded by the coding sequence ATGTTTATCTCTATCAAAAAATTCACCCCCATTGCACTTGTTGCTAGTTTTCTTAGTTTAGGAAATTTAATTGCTGCAAATTCTGCTAATGCCTATTCGATTACTCCAGTTGTTAACAATGATTTTGAAAGCACTAATACATCATTAGATGGTAGTAATGGTTGGACAGGTATTGGCTCGACAGAAATTAGAGGTACTTATAGCGGAGTTAGCCCTTCTAACCAAGCTAACCCTAACCCTCCTAACGCTCGACAAGGTGTTATTACTACCGCTTGTCCAAGCACTGCAATAGCCAGTGGATTATGTAATCCTGCCAGAAACGACGATCCTGGGACTACTATTGGTACTTTCAATCTTCGAACACAAGACCAAATTACTGCTAGTCCTGAGTTAGCTAATTTGCAGACTCAGTTGGGTTTATCTCCTAATGCTTTTTCTATTCCCAGAAAAATTGGTAACGTTACTTACGATGGTACTGGTGGAAAACCTGCTTTGTATCGAACGCCCAAAGAAGGTTCTGCTATCTTTCAAAATATCACAATTGGTAATACTGGCAGCCCGACAAATACTCTTCTTACTTATAACTACGATTTCTTAACCAATGATGGTGCTGGAAGTTTAGGTAATAAAGATTTTGGTTTTGTCTCTATTAGTGCTATCAATGGCAATGGATATAAAGAAGTAATTCCTTTAGAAGATAGTACGGGTACAATTGCTACTGCTAGTGGTACCAATTTTTCGACTAATACCAAGCCTTACCAGTCAGGTTCTCTCCAAAGAACTTTAACTCCTGGTAATTATCGGGTTGGTTTTGGTGTAGTGGATGTAGATGGCTCTGGCTATAGCTCTGGTTTATTAATTGATAATTTTAATGCACAAGCAGTTCCCTTTGATTTTTCTCCTACTGCTGGCTTGGGCTTGGTAGCGGGTATTTTTGGCTTGTCTCGTTTGCGTCGCAAATTTCTGCGGGAAAATAATTAA
- a CDS encoding cation:proton antiporter, which translates to MTDIYMLTWNWLSGSPLVAAATEAATESTTEEGSLILAGVLLSLVIIYFASQLGGEICSRINLPPVLGQLLGGVLIGISAFRLLVFPEGGSLASDSLIVSLLETTAGLSVESAPSVFAAQSEVISLLSELGVIILLFEIGLESDLKELIRVGPIAAVVAVVGVVTPFVAGTAGLVYIFNTPVIPAIFAGAALTATSIGITAKVLAEIGQLSSEEGQIIIGAAVLDDILGIVVLAVVASLVKTGEIQISNIVYLVISAAVFLIGSILLGRWISPLLIGLVNEMKTRGELLLTSLVFAFSLSYIATAIHLEGILGAFAAGLILAETEKRKELEEQVIPLADFFVPIFFVCVGARTDLSVLNPAVASNREGLIIAAFLIVVAVLGKVVTGFTVFGNPELNKLAIGVGMIPRGEVGLVFAGVGSASGALSEATDAAIIVMVISTTFIAPPLLRIVFKEKETIAQPVDKVQD; encoded by the coding sequence ATGACCGATATTTATATGTTGACTTGGAATTGGCTGAGTGGTTCGCCTTTAGTTGCTGCTGCCACAGAAGCAGCTACAGAATCTACCACCGAAGAAGGTTCTTTAATCCTGGCAGGGGTTTTACTCAGCCTAGTCATAATCTACTTTGCGAGCCAATTAGGAGGAGAAATTTGCTCCCGCATCAATTTACCGCCAGTCTTAGGGCAATTACTTGGTGGAGTGTTAATTGGTATTTCTGCCTTTCGTCTTTTGGTTTTTCCTGAAGGTGGTAGTTTAGCCTCAGACTCTTTGATCGTCAGCTTGCTTGAGACTACCGCAGGATTATCTGTAGAATCAGCGCCATCAGTCTTTGCCGCTCAAAGTGAGGTAATTTCCCTTCTTTCAGAGTTGGGGGTAATTATCCTTCTTTTTGAGATTGGTTTAGAGTCCGATCTCAAAGAATTGATTCGCGTCGGACCAATTGCTGCTGTAGTGGCAGTTGTCGGTGTGGTTACTCCTTTTGTGGCAGGTACAGCGGGGCTAGTGTATATTTTCAACACTCCTGTTATTCCTGCAATTTTTGCGGGAGCTGCTTTAACCGCTACCAGTATTGGTATTACCGCTAAAGTATTAGCAGAAATAGGACAGCTAAGTTCAGAAGAAGGTCAAATTATCATTGGTGCTGCGGTACTAGATGATATTTTGGGTATTGTCGTTTTGGCAGTGGTAGCCAGCTTGGTCAAAACTGGAGAAATTCAAATTAGCAATATTGTTTACCTAGTTATTAGTGCAGCGGTATTTCTAATTGGTTCAATTTTACTTGGTCGTTGGATTAGTCCTTTGTTGATAGGCTTGGTCAACGAAATGAAAACGCGGGGAGAATTACTGTTAACTAGTTTAGTATTTGCCTTTTCCCTCTCTTATATTGCCACTGCAATTCATTTAGAAGGAATTTTGGGGGCGTTTGCTGCGGGGTTAATTCTGGCAGAAACCGAAAAACGTAAAGAATTAGAAGAACAGGTGATTCCTCTGGCTGACTTTTTTGTTCCCATATTCTTTGTCTGTGTGGGGGCAAGAACAGACCTCAGCGTACTTAATCCAGCCGTTGCTAGCAATCGTGAAGGACTAATTATTGCCGCATTTTTAATTGTGGTTGCTGTCCTAGGTAAAGTTGTTACGGGATTTACCGTTTTTGGCAATCCTGAACTAAATAAATTGGCGATCGGTGTAGGCATGATTCCTAGAGGAGAAGTTGGCTTGGTCTTTGCTGGAGTTGGTTCTGCCAGTGGAGCTTTATCTGAGGCTACGGACGCAGCCATCATCGTTATGGTAATTTCAACCACATTTATTGCTCCTCCTTTATTACGTATTGTATTCAAGGAAAAAGAAACTATAGCTCAACCAGTGGACAAAGTTCAAGATTGA
- a CDS encoding DUF4347 domain-containing protein, whose product MINNTAICDSIAEGIAPKVKNTFTSAQQIVFIDRVEDYQLLANGVMPGIEVVVLESDRNGIEQITEVLSQRNNFTSIHLVSHGSPGCLYLGNTQLNLDTLSQYQEDLKTWFSLSPSLPVSQSPRPPVPQSPRPPVPQSPSLLIYGCNVAAGDAGEEFIEKLHDLTGAEIAASTTRTGNAALSGDWILEYQTAKITAESVFSQQTQDSYTGVLAYILVDNKTSGIINNATTATSPLVRTFTITDNVTVNNLTLGLNVTHARRGDLLFTLTSPDNTTVTAIANGSDANTNYDLLLQGGSANAINDTNTDDIAAPIYSADRIAAPTNPFSAFNGKSAQGTWTLKIADTVPASNNGTYNSSRLTINLPPTLNFQNPVQVNNGIANLAAGSVYRFSNVLTGVDALVTVTALNNGATLASLDTYTAPTSSPTGSPEAFQPTVNAPTNTADASVDFAFTFVNTGTSTPTTVSNFVLSPVDVDGAGDTTTLREYVDLSNISAYTVETGNNLNFTYNTSTQVSRFEAKTSANVAGIDPSATTNIATAEYGSVTGFKYRAGVLDTGTTTGGALARLFSLDGRGSIVDNYIDPVSTPVLDLDGNDSSGATGANYQTTFTEKGNAVPIGDIDTTITDSNESNIASAKITLTNRQASDVLAAGSLPTGITASAYDPAIGVITLTGSATPANYQTAIRAITFNNTSGNPSTTPRTINVTINNGKIDSIPATTTVNVIPVNDPPVLDLDGNDSSGATGANYLTTFTEKGSAVSIGDTDVSITDPDNTNIASAKITLTNAQASDLLAAGTLPAGITASTYNATTGVITLTGSASLANYQTAIRAISFNNTSNNPNTTPRKVDVVVNDGTANSNTATATINVIPVNDPPVLDLDGNDSSGATGANYLTTFTEKGSAVSIGDTDVSITDPDNTNIASAKITLTNAQASDLLAAGTLPAGITASTYNATTGVITLTGSASLANYQTAIRAISFNNTSNNPNTTPRKVDVVVNDGTANSNTATATINVIPVNDPPVIDLDANDSSGATGANYRTTFNKNGSAVAIGDIDTLITDPDNTNIASATITLTNRQASDLLAAGTLPTGITTTGYNATTGVITLTGSASLANYQTAIRTITFNNTSNNPSTTPRSVNVVVNDGSANSNTATATININTPPVIDLDGNDSSGATGNNYQNKFSFNGSAVTIADADTIITDTDDTNLTSATITLTNRPNGASEVLAVLGTLPTGITASTYDSNTGVITLTGSASLANYQTAISQITYNNTAGVAGRITGDRTINVVVNDGNANSNTAISTISVSLLNNSPPVLDLDDNDSSGATGANYQTTFNKNGSAVPIADIDVKITDTDDTNIDSATITLTNRQASDLLVAGSLPAGITASAYDPATGVITLKGGATLANYQTAIRAITFNNTSGNPITTARNVSVVVNDGNNNSNTATTTIKINTPPIIDLDGNDSSGATGNNYQTAFAKTGSAVSIADRDVKITDPDNTNIASATITLTNRQTSDVLAAAGTLPTGITASAYDPATGVITLSGSASLANYQTAIRAISFNNTSTSPSTTARKVDVVVNDGTVNSNTATTTISIFDLLKGTNSPDALTGGTGNDLIIAGKGEDTLTGGAGNDIYFFNETSEGVDTITDFAKGQDKIDISNILANEVGYTGSDPIGDGYLKLVSLGASTIVQIDFNPADAVYPKDIAFLEGVTGVTATDFII is encoded by the coding sequence ATGATTAATAATACTGCGATTTGCGATAGCATAGCCGAAGGCATCGCACCAAAGGTTAAAAATACTTTTACGTCTGCTCAACAAATTGTCTTCATTGATCGAGTAGAAGACTATCAACTGCTGGCTAATGGTGTAATGCCAGGAATAGAAGTAGTTGTTTTAGAAAGCGATCGCAATGGCATCGAGCAAATCACAGAAGTTCTCAGCCAAAGAAACAATTTCACCTCAATACACCTAGTTTCTCATGGTTCTCCTGGCTGCTTATATCTCGGTAATACTCAACTTAATCTTGATACCCTAAGTCAATATCAAGAAGATCTAAAAACTTGGTTCTCTCTGTCCCCCAGTCTCCCAGTCTCCCAGTCTCCCCGTCCCCCAGTCCCCCAGTCTCCCCGTCCCCCAGTCCCCCAGTCCCCTAGTCTCCTCATCTACGGTTGTAACGTCGCTGCTGGCGATGCTGGCGAAGAATTTATTGAGAAGTTACACGATCTTACTGGTGCAGAAATTGCTGCGTCTACCACTCGCACTGGTAATGCTGCACTTAGTGGCGATTGGATTTTAGAGTACCAAACTGCCAAAATTACGGCAGAAAGTGTTTTTAGTCAACAGACGCAGGACTCTTATACTGGAGTATTGGCTTACATTCTGGTTGATAACAAAACTAGTGGTATTATTAACAATGCAACAACCGCTACAAGCCCTCTAGTCAGAACCTTTACCATAACTGACAACGTTACTGTCAATAACCTTACTTTAGGTTTGAATGTTACTCATGCTAGAAGGGGAGATCTTCTTTTCACCTTAACCTCTCCAGACAATACTACAGTTACGGCAATTGCGAATGGTAGCGATGCTAACACCAATTATGACCTGCTTTTGCAAGGTGGATCGGCAAACGCGATTAACGATACGAATACAGATGATATTGCCGCGCCTATTTACAGTGCCGATCGCATCGCCGCACCCACAAATCCTTTTTCAGCTTTTAATGGTAAGTCAGCCCAAGGAACTTGGACGCTTAAAATTGCCGACACTGTTCCCGCTTCAAACAATGGTACATACAACAGTAGTCGCCTGACCATTAATCTTCCTCCTACTCTAAATTTTCAAAATCCAGTTCAGGTAAATAATGGTATAGCAAATTTAGCAGCAGGATCGGTTTATCGCTTCTCTAATGTTCTTACTGGAGTTGATGCTCTAGTTACCGTTACTGCTCTTAATAACGGTGCAACTTTAGCTTCTCTCGATACTTATACTGCTCCGACTAGTTCACCAACTGGATCGCCAGAAGCATTTCAACCAACTGTTAATGCACCAACCAATACTGCCGATGCCAGTGTTGACTTTGCCTTTACCTTTGTCAATACAGGGACGAGTACTCCTACAACAGTTAGCAATTTTGTATTGAGTCCAGTAGATGTCGATGGTGCTGGTGATACTACTACTCTTAGAGAGTATGTTGATTTAAGCAATATTTCTGCTTATACTGTCGAAACTGGTAACAATCTTAATTTTACTTACAATACCAGCACACAAGTATCTCGTTTTGAGGCTAAAACTTCTGCTAATGTCGCTGGAATCGATCCTAGTGCTACCACCAATATAGCAACTGCTGAATACGGTTCGGTAACAGGCTTTAAATATAGAGCAGGTGTCTTAGATACAGGTACTACAACAGGGGGTGCGCTAGCAAGACTCTTTTCATTAGATGGTAGGGGCAGTATAGTCGATAATTATATCGATCCTGTTAGCACTCCAGTTCTCGACCTCGATGGCAACGACAGCAGTGGTGCGACAGGTGCTAATTACCAAACCACCTTCACCGAAAAAGGTAATGCCGTACCTATCGGCGATATTGACACTACCATTACCGATTCTAATGAATCCAACATCGCCTCGGCAAAAATCACCCTCACCAACCGCCAAGCCAGCGATGTATTAGCCGCAGGTAGTCTACCTACAGGTATTACCGCTAGTGCCTACGACCCAGCAATAGGGGTCATTACCCTTACCGGTTCTGCTACCCCAGCTAATTATCAAACTGCCATCAGAGCGATTACCTTTAATAACACTTCTGGCAATCCCAGCACCACTCCTCGTACTATTAATGTCACAATTAATAATGGCAAGATTGATAGTATCCCAGCTACTACCACCGTTAACGTAATCCCAGTCAACGACCCGCCCGTCTTAGATTTAGATGGCAACGATAGCAGTGGTGCCACAGGTGCCAACTATCTCACCACCTTTACTGAAAAAGGTAGTGCCGTCTCTATTGGCGATACCGATGTCAGCATTACCGACCCCGACAACACCAACATCGCCTCGGCAAAAATCACCCTCACCAATGCTCAAGCCAGCGATTTATTAGCCGCAGGTACTCTCCCAGCAGGTATCACCGCTAGCACCTACAATGCGACCACGGGAGTCATTACCCTAACTGGTTCAGCTTCTTTAGCGAATTACCAGACGGCAATTAGAGCTATCAGCTTTAACAACACCTCCAATAATCCCAACACTACTCCTCGCAAGGTCGATGTTGTAGTTAATGATGGAACAGCTAACAGCAATACTGCTACGGCAACCATTAACGTAATCCCAGTCAACGACCCGCCCGTCTTAGATTTAGATGGCAACGATAGCAGTGGTGCCACAGGTGCCAACTATCTCACCACCTTTACTGAAAAAGGTAGTGCCGTCTCTATTGGCGATACCGATGTCAGCATTACCGACCCCGACAACACCAACATCGCCTCGGCAAAAATCACCCTCACCAATGCTCAAGCCAGCGATTTATTAGCCGCAGGTACTCTCCCAGCAGGTATCACCGCTAGTACCTATAATGCGACCACGGGAGTCATTACCCTAACTGGTTCAGCTTCTTTAGCGAATTACCAGACGGCAATTAGAGCTATCAGCTTTAACAACACCTCCAATAATCCCAACACTACTCCTCGCAAGGTCGATGTTGTAGTTAATGATGGAACAGCTAACAGCAATACTGCTACGGCAACCATTAACGTAATCCCAGTCAACGACCCGCCAGTAATTGACTTAGATGCCAACGACAGCAGTGGAGCCACTGGTGCTAATTACCGAACCACCTTCAATAAAAATGGTAGTGCCGTAGCCATTGGGGATATCGATACCCTCATCACCGACCCCGATAATACCAATATCGCCTCGGCAACAATCACCCTCACCAACCGCCAAGCCAGCGATTTATTAGCCGCGGGTACTCTACCCACAGGCATCACAACTACGGGCTACAACGCGACCACAGGAGTTATTACCCTAACTGGTTCTGCGTCTCTGGCGAATTATCAGACTGCCATCCGCACCATTACTTTCAACAACACTTCTAATAATCCCAGCACCACTCCTCGCAGTGTCAATGTTGTAGTTAATGATGGTAGTGCCAACAGCAATACTGCCACGGCAACGATTAATATCAACACCCCCCCAGTAATCGACCTCGATGGCAACGACAGCAGTGGTGCTACGGGAAACAATTATCAAAATAAATTTAGCTTTAATGGTTCTGCTGTAACCATTGCTGATGCCGACACAATTATTACCGATACTGACGACACCAACCTCACCTCGGCAACCATTACCCTAACTAACCGTCCTAATGGCGCAAGCGAAGTTCTTGCGGTACTCGGTACATTACCGACTGGTATTACTGCTAGTACCTATGACTCAAACACAGGCGTAATTACCTTGACTGGCAGTGCTTCCCTTGCCAATTATCAAACTGCGATCTCTCAAATTACCTATAACAACACGGCGGGAGTAGCGGGAAGAATCACAGGCGATCGTACGATCAATGTCGTAGTTAATGATGGTAATGCTAACAGTAATACCGCTATTTCAACTATTAGCGTTAGCTTACTCAACAACAGCCCACCAGTCTTAGATTTAGATGACAACGATAGCAGTGGTGCCACAGGTGCTAACTACCAAACCACCTTCAATAAAAATGGTAGTGCCGTACCCATTGCCGACATCGATGTCAAGATTACCGATACTGATGACACCAACATCGACTCGGCAACCATCACCCTTACCAACCGCCAAGCCAGCGATTTATTAGTCGCAGGTAGCCTACCCGCAGGTATTACTGCTAGTGCCTACGACCCAGCAACAGGAGTAATTACCCTGAAGGGAGGTGCTACTCTAGCCAATTACCAAACGGCAATTCGAGCCATTACTTTTAATAACACTTCTGGCAATCCCATCACCACAGCACGTAATGTCAGTGTCGTAGTCAATGATGGTAATAATAACAGCAACACCGCCACGACCACGATTAAGATCAATACCCCACCCATCATTGACTTAGATGGCAACGACAGCAGTGGTGCTACGGGGAACAACTACCAAACCGCCTTCGCCAAAACAGGTAGTGCAGTATCTATCGCCGATAGGGATGTCAAAATCACCGACCCCGACAACACCAACATTGCCTCGGCAACAATCACCCTAACTAACCGCCAAACCAGCGACGTATTAGCAGCAGCAGGTACTCTACCTACAGGTATTACCGCTAGTGCCTACGACCCAGCAACAGGAGTCATTACCCTCTCTGGTTCTGCTTCGTTAGCGAATTACCAGACGGCAATTCGAGCTATTAGCTTTAATAACACTTCTACCAGTCCCAGTACAACTGCTCGCAAGGTCGATGTTGTAGTTAACGATGGAACAGTTAACAGCAACACCGCAACCACAACGATTTCTATTTTCGATCTTTTAAAGGGTACAAATAGTCCAGATGCTTTAACTGGTGGTACAGGTAATGATTTAATCATCGCTGGTAAAGGAGAAGATACTTTAACTGGTGGTGCAGGCAATGACATTTATTTCTTCAATGAAACAAGTGAGGGTGTTGATACTATTACAGACTTTGCAAAAGGACAAGACAAAATTGATATCAGCAATATTTTGGCTAACGAAGTTGGTTACACAGGTTCAGATCCTATTGGAGATGGTTATCTAAAGCTTGTGAGTTTGGGAGCAAGTACTATCGTGCAAATTGACTTTAACCCAGCAGATGCCGTCTATCCCAAAGATATTGCTTTCCTCGAAGGAGTTACAGGTGTTACTGCTACCGATTTCATTATTTAA